The genomic window CCAATGCCGCGCCCCTGCGCTTCCACCGCCAGGATCATGTCGAGGAGTCGCCAGGTTTTGCGCCGCCGCTCGGCATAGAGGCGTCCGATGGGAACGCCAGCCTGTTCGACGATCCAGAAGTCGCTTCGCGGCGAGTGCCGTAGATAATGTGCGTGTTGGAGCGCGAACTGGCTGTCGCAAAACCCGATTCTTTCCTGCGCCGACCAAGGCATTCCGATAAATTCGGGCGCGCGCATCCCGGCGTAAAGCTGGCTCAGAAATGGCATGTCGTCGCGATGCGCGGGCCGCAGCGTGATCGCCGATGC from Sphingomonas sp. includes these protein-coding regions:
- a CDS encoding GNAT family N-acetyltransferase is translated as MAASAITLRPAHRDDMPFLSQLYAGMRAPEFIGMPWSAQERIGFCDSQFALQHAHYLRHSPRSDFWIVEQAGVPIGRLYAERRRKTWRLLDMILAVEAQGRGIGSALIEWAQASAVAAGAESVGLSVAINNPRAQALYQRTGFVACGDNGPMHIAMEWRPGAAEAAIRR